The Neovison vison isolate M4711 chromosome 10, ASM_NN_V1, whole genome shotgun sequence genome has a segment encoding these proteins:
- the LOC122918147 gene encoding 60S ribosomal protein L34-like has protein sequence MVQHMTYHHRLSYSTASNNIRLSRTPGNRIVYLYTKKVGKAPKSVCGVCPGRLRGVHAVRPKVLMRLSKTKKHVSRAYGGSMCARCVRDRVKHAFLIEEQKIVVEVLKAQTQSQKAK, from the coding sequence ATGGTCCAGCATATGACCTACCATCATAGGCTGTCCTACAGTACAGCCTCTAATAATATTAGGCTGTCCCGAACCCCAGGTAATAGAATCGTTTACCTTTATACCAAGAAGGTTGGGAAAGCACCAAAATCTGTATGTGGCGTGTGCCCAGGCCGACTTCGAGGAGTTCATGCTGTGAGGCCTAAAGTGCTTATGAGGTTGTCTAAAACGAAAAAACATGTCAGCAGGGCCTACGGTGGTTCCATGTGTGCCAGGTGTGTTCGTGACAGGGTCAAGCATGCTTTCCTTATCGAGGAGCAGAAAATCGTTGTGGAAGTGTTGAAGGCACAAACACAGAgtcagaaagcaaaataa